Genomic window (Streptomyces cadmiisoli):
CGTGCGCAGCACGACGTGCGTGCCCCGCGAAGGGCGGATACGAACCCCGTCGACCAGGCCGCCCGACCACACTCCGGAGGCGTTGATCACCGCGCGGGCGCGGATCTCGCCTTCCTCGCCGGTGAGTTCGTCGCGTACCCGGGCGCCGGACGCGGTGAGTTCCAGCGCCCGCACCCGGGTGAGGACGCGCGCTCCGCGTGCCGCCGCCGTGCGCGCGATCGCGGTGACCAGGCGGGCGTCGTCGGTCACCCGGCCGTCCCAGGACAGCAGTCCGCCGCGGAGCCCGGAACCGCGCAGTGCGGGAGCCAGGTGGCGGGTCTCCTCCGCCGAGAGCCTGCGGGGTGCGGGCAGTGTGGCCCTGGCCGTGCGTGCCGCCAGCCGCAGGGTGTCGCCGGCCCGGAACCCGGCCCAGGCCAGTGCGGCCTGGCCGCGGGAGACCAGCGGGGTGAGCGGCAGGACGAACGGCTGGGCCCGCACCAGGTGCGGAGCGGTGCGCTCCATCAGGACGCCGCGTTCGCGGGCGCTCTCGTGAGCGACGTCGAGCTGGGCGGAGGCGAGGTAGCGCAGACCGCCGTGGATGAGCTTGGAGCTCCAGCGGGAGGTGCCGAAGGCCAGGTCGTGGGCGTCGACCGCGGCCACCGTCAGGCCACGGGCCGCGGCGTCCAGGGCGGCGCCGGCGCCGGTCGCGCCGAGCCCGACCACGAGGACGTCCACGGGCTCGCCGCCCACGGTAAGGGCCAGTTCGCGGGCACGGCGGGCGGCGGTCAGGGACGAGCCGGGGGCCCGGGCTCCCGAGGGGGGCGGACTGCTGCTGGGGCTCATGGGGTGAGGGTCCTCTCGAGGATGGTCCGCAGTTCCGCGGAGAAGGCCTCCGTGCTCAGCTCGGGGTCGTCCTCCTCGGTCATGGTGCGCAGCGACAGGGTGAACGACTGGGCGACCAGAAGCAGTGACCTGGCCTGCCGTTGAGCGTGGCCGGGGCGCACCGACGCGTCCGCGTGGCCCTCGCCCAGTGCCTCGGTGAGCAGGGCCAGGAGGGCTTCCTGACTCGCCCCGCGTCTGTCCAACACGTAGGGGATGAGCAGTTCGGGATCGACGTCGACGATCTTGCGGAAGAGGGGATGGCCGCGGAAGGCGTGCACGCCGGCGACGAGTCCGTCCACGATCCGGGTCCGCGCGGCCGTGCCCGCCTCGCGGTCCGGCATCGCGCCGGTGGCCGCCTCGATCCACTCACGGGTCATCAGGTCGCCGACCAGTGACCGCACATCGGGCCAGCGGCGGTACAGCGTCATCCGGGAGACGCCCGCACGGCGGGCCACGTCGGTCAGGGTGGTGCGCCGTACGCCGACGGCCAGGATGCAGTCGCGGACCGCGTCGAGCACCGGATCACCGTCGGAAGCGTTGTGACGAATAGGCGTCATGTGTCACAGTGTAACGCCCTCGGACGGCGAGGGAACGGCACTCTTCCGCGACCGCACCGACGCGACGACAGACCCGCGACGGTGCTGCCGCAACGACCGGTGAGGACTGGCGCGATGGACATGCTGTGGAGCGGCTGGGGCGACCCGGCCAGGGCGACGCCGCTGCCCGACTCGGTGATCGGCCTGCTGCGAGACCTGCTCGGAGTCAAACCGCGCAGCTCCGAGCCGGTCGCCCTGGCGGGAATCCTGGAAGGGATCAGCGTGCCCCAGCCGCCGCTGGAGGGGACCGCCCACGGGGACCTGTGCGCCGCCGTCGGCGGTGCCGAGCACGTGCGCACCGACGCCGAGGCCCGGCTGCGGCACACCCGCGGCAAATCCACCCCCGACCTGCTGCGCATGCGCGAGGGCGACCTGGCGGACCTCCCGGCGGCCGTGGCGCTCCCGGCCGGGCACGACGAGGTCCTCGACGTGCTCGGGGCGTGTGCCGCGCACGACCTGTCCGTGGTCCCGTACGGCGGCGGCACCTCCGTCGTCGGCGGGCTCGCCCCCGAGCGGCGGCGTCCCTTCGTCGCACTCGACCTGCGCCGCATGGACGCCCTGCTCGACCTCGACCCGGTCTCCCGCACGGCCACCCTGCAACCCGGTCTGCGCGCCCCGCACGCCGAGGCCCTCCTGAACGAGCGGGGCTTCACACTCGGTCACTTCCCGCAGTCCTACGAGTGGGCGACGATCGGCGGATTCGCCGCCGCCCGCTCCAGCGGCCAGGCCTCCGCCGGCTACGGCCGCTTCGACGACATGGTCCTCGGCCTCACCCTCGCCACCCCGTCCGGCACGCTCGACGTGGGCCGCGCCCCGCGCTCGGCGGCCGGACCGGATCTGCGACAGCTGGTCCTCGGCTCCGAGGGCGCGTTCGGTGTGATCACCTCGGTCACCGTCCGGATCCGCCCCGTCCCGCGGACCCGCGTCTACGAGGGATGGCGCTTCGACTCCTTCGAGGCGGGCGCCGCCGCGCTGCGGCGCCTGGCGCAGGACGGGCCGCAGCCGACCGTACTGCGCCTGTCGGACGAGACCGAGACACTGATCGGCCTTGCCCAGCCCGACGCGATCGGCTCCTCCGGCCTGCCGCAGA
Coding sequences:
- a CDS encoding FAD-binding oxidoreductase, encoding MDMLWSGWGDPARATPLPDSVIGLLRDLLGVKPRSSEPVALAGILEGISVPQPPLEGTAHGDLCAAVGGAEHVRTDAEARLRHTRGKSTPDLLRMREGDLADLPAAVALPAGHDEVLDVLGACAAHDLSVVPYGGGTSVVGGLAPERRRPFVALDLRRMDALLDLDPVSRTATLQPGLRAPHAEALLNERGFTLGHFPQSYEWATIGGFAAARSSGQASAGYGRFDDMVLGLTLATPSGTLDVGRAPRSAAGPDLRQLVLGSEGAFGVITSVTVRIRPVPRTRVYEGWRFDSFEAGAAALRRLAQDGPQPTVLRLSDETETLIGLAQPDAIGSSGLPQNAGCLAITGYEGTEEDTAHRRERVAAVLREAGGTSLGGEPGERWAHGRYSAPYLRDSLLDAGAFAETLETATFWSRLPGLYAAVRDTLTATLTESGTPPLVMCHISHVYENGASLYFTVVSAQGENPVAHWATAKRAANEAILAAGGTISHHHGVGTDHRDWYVQEAGPLGIGALQAVKRRLDPDGLLNPGVLLPAD
- a CDS encoding glycerol-3-phosphate dehydrogenase/oxidase, with amino-acid sequence MSPSSSPPPSGARAPGSSLTAARRARELALTVGGEPVDVLVVGLGATGAGAALDAAARGLTVAAVDAHDLAFGTSRWSSKLIHGGLRYLASAQLDVAHESARERGVLMERTAPHLVRAQPFVLPLTPLVSRGQAALAWAGFRAGDTLRLAARTARATLPAPRRLSAEETRHLAPALRGSGLRGGLLSWDGRVTDDARLVTAIARTAAARGARVLTRVRALELTASGARVRDELTGEEGEIRARAVINASGVWSGGLVDGVRIRPSRGTHVVLRTDSLGHLTAGLHIPVPGETNRFVLVLPQGDGRVYVGLTDEPVEGDVPDVPDVPETDIGFLLDVLGSALDVPVHRDDVVGAFAGLRPLLDIESGEASGAAPSTADISRRHAVLTSREGVVTVVGGKLTTYRRMAEDAVDAALAGHGLSAGPSPTAALPLIGAAPSRTLGGLRAPRRLVSRYGTEAPAVHALAASDPWLARPVLDGHPVTRAELLWAVRHEGALDAADLLDRRTRIGLVPGDRALALEAAREVIDNRSR
- a CDS encoding TetR/AcrR family transcriptional regulator, which produces MTPIRHNASDGDPVLDAVRDCILAVGVRRTTLTDVARRAGVSRMTLYRRWPDVRSLVGDLMTREWIEAATGAMPDREAGTAARTRIVDGLVAGVHAFRGHPLFRKIVDVDPELLIPYVLDRRGASQEALLALLTEALGEGHADASVRPGHAQRQARSLLLVAQSFTLSLRTMTEEDDPELSTEAFSAELRTILERTLTP